One part of the Candidatus Neomarinimicrobiota bacterium genome encodes these proteins:
- a CDS encoding SDR family oxidoreductase, translating into MTILVVGATGNTGRPLVEQLLDKNHRVRIIVRSSHNLTAEILENPNTTVITASVLDLTDEQLAEHVKNCDTVASCLGHNPNFKGIFGKPRNLCTDATRRLCNAIEKNRPPIPAKFILMNTVGVRNPDLGEQRTWIERVLITLLRYTVPPQRDNETAAEHLRSKVGKENNHVEWCIVRPDTLIDAEVSTYDIKESPVTGIFTGRPTTRSNVAQFMTELIENAELWSTWKFRMPVIMNSKSRS; encoded by the coding sequence ATGACCATATTAGTGGTTGGAGCGACGGGCAATACGGGACGGCCCCTGGTGGAACAGTTGCTGGACAAGAATCACAGAGTTCGCATTATTGTCCGCTCGTCTCACAACCTCACCGCCGAGATTCTGGAAAATCCAAATACGACGGTCATAACGGCTAGTGTTCTCGACTTGACCGATGAGCAATTGGCAGAGCATGTAAAGAACTGTGATACCGTTGCCTCGTGCCTGGGACATAACCCGAACTTCAAGGGAATATTTGGAAAACCGCGAAATTTATGCACAGACGCGACACGACGTTTATGTAACGCGATCGAAAAGAATAGACCACCCATACCTGCCAAATTCATTCTTATGAACACGGTTGGTGTCCGGAATCCCGATCTCGGAGAGCAGCGGACGTGGATTGAACGGGTACTGATTACGCTCTTGCGTTACACTGTACCTCCGCAAAGGGATAATGAGACTGCGGCTGAGCACCTGCGTAGCAAAGTGGGTAAGGAGAACAATCACGTCGAATGGTGCATAGTCCGCCCGGACACATTAATCGATGCCGAGGTTTCGACCTACGACATCAAAGAGTCCCCAGTCACGGGTATCTTTACTGGCCGTCCTACCACGCGATCTAATGTTGCTCAATTCATGACTGAGCTAATCGAGAATGCAGAGCTTTGGAGTACATGGAAGTTTCGGATGCCCGTCATTATGAACTCCAAATCTCGTAGTTAG